Within the Triplophysa dalaica isolate WHDGS20190420 chromosome 2, ASM1584641v1, whole genome shotgun sequence genome, the region GGTCACAGAATAATGAGAAGATCAGGACTAGCATCTCATGATGTGATAGTTTTTAGATATTAATGTCACTTCCTCATCCTGACACACATTGTGTTGAGAGAGCTGTGACGTCTGAGGCTGACATAAGTACTGGACCATAAAGGACGTGAGCGCATGTGATCACATTAAAAGATGAGAGAAGTGTGTTAGCAAGATCATCTTCAAATGCACCATTGTGACAGGTTAACATGTGAAATAAAGAGCTGTACTGAATGGCAAAAACCTGCATTGATCTTTTAGGAGAATCTCAGTCTGGTGTTTTTAAgatttgtgttagtgtgtagaTCTCTAAAACATTCAACAGCCCTCTAGTGGATAAAACATATCACAACATCCATTCTCCACTCGACACAGACAACATGAGCAGTGAAATGAGTTCTTATTGTAATGAACTAACACTGAACTATTTGATCCATCAAAACCACACATGCTTCCATAGAGAAAAGACTTTATTAACATTCAAGGAATGTGATAAATGAACAATGTTATTGACGTACAGTAGTAAGATCCatttaatatacaaatgtttattttgtatcaaTTTGGATGTGATATGAGTTTACTGCTAGTTCTCATATTCAGAAGATCTGGACTGAAGCTCAAGGGTCATGTAGAAGCCATCAGCAGCCCTGCAATGATCCAACTGTGAAAGAAACATGAAGAATAGATCTTGTTTTCATGTGAATTTGAGTGTAATAATGTTTGTGAATGAATGTTTGACAGATTTACTCTGACTGTATTGTAAATGTCTGCAGATGTTCTGGACGCAGGATTCAGAGCTGTGTATGTATCATCACTCGAGACAGCCGTCAATGTGACATCAGCACAGGATTCATGAGATGAAGAAGAATCTACAGCAGGTGAAGATGAAGATGTGTGTTCGCTAACCTGATGCTGATTCATGTCTTGTTCTCTATTATCAGTCCTCCTGTTCCTAGAggggaaaaagagaaaaagaaaatacacacatgtgATAAACATAAAGTCAATGAATGAAACAAggtttaaaaagtaaaacatacTTAATAAAAAGACCCATAAAGAAGACAATAGACAGTCCTCCACATCCTGACACAAATCCAGAAACTGAGTGAACtcctaaaacaaaattttaagaAGATCACATCATAACAGATTGCacactcacaaaaaaaagaaaaacgctTCTAAGGGCTCTCGTGAACGCACACTATAGACTGAAATGACATAGAAGAATACATCGCTTATACTCGTAATTCTggtttgttttttgcacataaagtattcttgtcgcttcaaaaaaattaattgagCCAGtatgagcggatggaccaataaaacaatgtctttagtactattctggaccttgacaacaaccaTAACCATAATGTCTATGAGAAGGCCAGGGGTCTTTAAACATGTTGAACTTCATTtgggtaaaaaaataacacaattttgattttgagattaacTTTTCTATTAATATGATTACAGTTTACCTTTAACAGTGAGTGATACAGCAGCTGATCTCTGAGATCCATGTTTATTCTGAGCCACACAGTAAAACCATCCACTGAGACTAGAATTAATGTTAGTGATGCTGAACGTCTGTCCAGATCCAACAGATGATGTTTGATTCTCTTTAAACCAGCTGTAGATGTGAACAGGTGGATatgattcactgctgcaggtcagattcactgaatcaCCCTCCACTATTACACCAGAAGAATTGATGGACACTGAGATTTTCTCAGGAGGATCTACATGTAAAAGAATTATTCAGTATCATTTGATTCATCacatgttttttctatttttattaatagtAACAACTGAACTGTATGCATCCctagaaatgaaaatatatttttgagatcAGAATGTGATGCTCTAATAAACAACTTGTATAGCAATTGTATCAATTAATTCTGGTTTGAATTTGGCCTAATGAATCAGTGTTTACTCACATTCAACATTGAGATGAACACCAGGAGAGGACAGATGTTCAGATCCTCTTATAGCACATCTAAAGACTCCTGAATCATGACGACTGACTGACTGCAGATGAAACTCATTCACTGTGTGTTCAgttaatgtctgtgtgtttctgtaccagatgaatgttgtttcttcagtcaGTCTGCAGGTGGTTTTACATGTAAGAGTGACTGAATCTCCCTCTTTCACTCTCTGTTGTGTCTCCACCTGGAGGTCTGACagcaaaataacaacaaactcTCTGTTTGATCATCAtcataatacagaataaaatatatcaatatcaTCACAACATCAACTTTATGAATTTATATCAGATCGGAGTTACACAATATAATGTCTCATGTTCTCTGTGTGTTAATATGATTCTGTAGATCTACCTGTGACATTAAGCTGAACTCCAGGAACTTCTGTCCATTTTCCATCTGGTCTGTCTGTTATAAATCTGCAGTAGTAGACGTGTTTATCAGCTTCTGTCACATTTGTCAAAGTGATGCTGTAATTGTCTTTATTTTCACTGTGACACTGAACTCTTCCGTTTTCTGAGGAAAAACACATGTCATCTGGTTCTTCAGTAGTCACAGCAGTTTTGGTCCAGACGGTTTTATTGACCACATGGTCATGAGGATATTTTATATAACAGGACATTCTCACTGTTGAGCCTCTTAATGCACAAACATATGAAGGATTGTATTTCACTTCCCAATCCTGCTGACCACCAACATCTGAAACACAGATATGAGGAAACTAAATTGTCATAATGTATAACATGAAACAATGTGTAAGAAACTTAATTCGAACCATCGtagttcatgtcatgtttacaaAGTTTGTagcttcttaaaaaataattgatgtcAGAATGTATAAAGTGATTGTATAAGTGTGAAGACTGAAGTGTGATCTGTACTTACCAGCAGTCATGAGCAGAATTATCATAGATATTGTGAAACACATGGCCGTAGCAACCTATATAATCATACAACACAGTTACATTTTCATCTTGAGTCTGAAGAGCCTCAACTACAGTAAAGAAACAACATTTACTGAGTAAAGTTCTatttaaaagattaatttaCAGCTCTGTAGATTGGTAGACAGTGTAAAAAATTGTCTTACCGTGCTGTGATGAGTGTGTCAATGAATGAACAAGATGTACGTGAACTGATAGACTGTAGGTAGTTTCCACAATGcttcttaaaataaattcttCCTCATTCTAAATATTGATCTCTTCATCAACAACATCAGAGGAACTTaaaaatgatgatgataatTCATGTTTACAGATCTTAGGTAAAAAAATATCATCAGCATTTGTGGTTTTGATGTTGCGTACTATCGAAGCTTTTCATGACTGATTCTGATTAGGTGATGAATCTCCGAGGCATGGACGGTTTCTGTTTTATGGGAAAATATCAGTAACAAATCGACATAAGAGCAAATATTATACAAAACGATgctaataacataaaaaaagataattccATACACTTCACAGCTATTTATGAGTGGAGTATCTGCTAGATGTAGTTACACTTacgtaaatcatgacagaaactTCCTGAAATTCTAAAATAACAGGAAGGTATAAGTGCTTAATgatcacatcatttttaaattgcagCCGCGGGCACTGAGACGGTGTTGAATCAATGAGTTTAGAGAAGTTGTGGCAGTCATGCATGTTTGCAATGCCTCCAGCAGTTATTTTAATCATAGCGTGACCGCTTCTTTAACCGCTGGCAAAAATCCCATTATTTCCAACTAACAAGTACTGACATCAACTGTATCCGTAATGTTTCCAAAACTCACATTATGCCTCATTTAACTCTGTGTTAAGCCCCACGGCAGATTATCATACGTCTTTATTGACTGGCGATTGGCTctttttactggaaggcgggaccTCCTTTGCTATAGCGGCCATATTTAGCGTTGTATTGCATCTCAATTCATAGTAATGATAGTGGTGCATCATGTTAATATCTATTATTTGGATTAATATCCCAACCAGTCCTTAATACCTCAGGTTGGATGATTGGTTTCTGCTGTCTTTCTTTCCAGAAATGTGTGCCGTGAGTAACCAACAATGCCATTGGCAGCACTTTCACAACAAAGCATTTGCTAAAAGTGGTTTTTAGTTTTGGATGAAAATAAAGACTTTCTGACAGCGTTaggattttatttagttatttagcaATAAGGTGACAGACCTTATGCAACGGAAAGACTACATGATCTTTATTACAGATTTAGTTATTAAATGTACACATGAAAGCACTTGTGTAGctgaatgtatttataaaattatactAAAAAGGTTAATCATAAAAATGCTGCTCTGTTTTGGTTTGTATAATCACCAGCTATATAGTATTAATCCTGTATTTAGTAaaacatgtgtgtttatgtgtcagCCTCCGTCCTCGTCCCTCTGGCCTATTCACAGCCATGCTGATTTATAGCCATATCACACTCCTACTCCAGGCACAttacattattcatttttgatcacttttgtttaaaaaataattgtttactgCTAGTTCTCATATTCAGAAGATCTGGACTGAAGCTCAAGAGTCGTGTAGACGCCATCAGCAGCCCTGCACTGATCCGACTGTGAAAGAAACATGAAGAATAGATCTTGTTTTCATGTGAATCCTGCGTCCAGAACATCTGCAGACATTTACAACACAATCAGAGTAAatctgtcaaacaattaatgtctattaaatatgaaatgccATACGGTGAATGCTGTCTGACTGCACTAAACAAATGAAGGAAtgaatcagtttttatttacattctaCGTTAAGATAAACAACAGGAGAGGATAGATGTTCAGATCCTCTTATAGCCTCTTATAGCAGTCACGACTGACTGACTGCAGATGAAACTCATTCACTGTATGTTCAgttaatgtctgtgtgtttctgtaccAGATGAATGTTGAAAGACAGCAGAAACCAATCATCCAACCTAAGGTATCAAGGACAGGTTGGGATATTAAACCAAATAATGGATATTAACATGATGCACCACTATCATTACTATGAATTGAGATGCAATACAACGCTAAATATGGCCGCTCTAGCAAAGGAggtcccgccttccagtaaaaagAGCCAATCGCCAGTCAGTAAAGACGTATGATACTCTACCGTGGGGCTTTACACAGAGttaaatgataaatgatgaGTTTTCACACTTGAATATGCCACTTGaaataaaattcatatttttacataagATAACGAttcatgcaaatgtaaaaaaaaacagaaatgttgtgGCAGGGCAAAAACATGATGTAGGTGCTAAATGATTTCATGATGTTACCTCTAGTATGATCTGTGAAGGTTTTTTTCCAGATCAATTACGTGACGTTTCAGCTAcgataatgtaaacaaatgttatgttgtaATATGGTAAAACGTAAGTAAATTTGGCcctatatgtaaatgtttttacatatcGAGACATGTAAACCTATAATAAAGTTAGAGATTGTGATGTACCTCATCTTAGCATATGTATCCTGCAGTAAAATGCAATGGTGGACCGTTACTCAAAAAGTGAATTAAATATGGCCCGGCTTGACAGGCAAGGCTTAGCTAAAGCCAGAACAACGCTTCAGATGAATTgggatccatccatccatcaatttTCTACcgtttatccgaactacctcgggtcacggggagcctgcgcctatctcaggagtcatcgggcatcaaggcatgAATTgggatattttataaaaaatctttagacTCATGTGCACCTTGAAACAAAACTATGACACTGACATATTGTGAGATATGTATCTCAGAGAAAGTTACTTTTAGTTAACGgaacagttaacccaaaaatgtaaatgattccTGCAAAAAAAAAGACGATAGTTATGTTAAGTAAACtgttttattcaataaacaaagcaGTTTTTTAAACATAGAAGCTAAACGTGTTCTATCCGAATATGGTTGAAATCGAATGGAACGAGCTTCAGCGAAATCCAACCATGCTTTGGTAAAAAAACTTtcaatatatgtgaccctggaccacaaaaccagtcttatagatcaatttttcgaaattgagatttttaaatcatctgaaagctgCAGAAATaagatatatggtttgttaggataggacagtATCTGGctgaacaacaactgtttacaagtcagaatctgagggtgcaaaaaaagctaaatattgagaaaatcgcctttgaagttgtttatctgaggcactgtagcaggcaaTCTACTCAAAAAAAGAacgttttttatacatttacggtaggaaatgtataaaatatcttcatgaaacataatcgttacttaatatcctaatgagttttggcaaaaataaatctgtaatttatctacaatgtatttttgcagattactaaaaatgttcctgtgctactggttttgttgtccagggtcacatatgctccttaaacatttattaatacacaaacacacacatccattcTAACTACATTCTCAAATGTTTAACccatccttaaagggatactatatggaaaagaaatataaaaaaatatctagaactgtttgctgtcctacattttttgaaatgtcttattttttgtgttaaacagaacaaataaaaatgatcaagtACTTTACAattgggggcaaaatctgttaggttataagcattcttccaaatatctttctcttagttcatcagaacaaagacatttatacagattaggaacaactcgaagatgagtaaatgatgacagaattttcatttttgggtctgATGGATTCTCTCATCCTTTAGATGATGCTTAATGCAAAGGACCTGCACATGTCAGTATTGACATACGTGTCATCACTTTGGTTATCATCCTAGAGGGAAGATAAAAGGGATAGAATCATCATtcatatctatatatatatacctcatttatcatttacacattcactttatttttcaaCTTACAAGTACATCAGGTGTGACGTACACATCTTCATGGGACTTGTCTTCTGGGTCCAAGTTTTGGTATATGTCATTGTTGCAGTCAACATCCTGTCAGGAAATGAAGGAAGAAAGGTCATTCAcatataagaataaaaaaaaaacatcttttgtccCACTTACAtctgacacattttttaagattttttatgtCTGATAATGGAGGAAGAGAAttgtgtataaaataaatgctgtttgtCCACAATACTGTCAAACAACAGACTAACTGGAGGAGATTCGCAGATGCTCACAGAGATGCATTTCGTGTAGATGTTTTCTCTGTGGTCATCATGCTGTGGAAAAGATAAGAAAGACGTTTATAAAAGTAACTTATGTTCATCTGATATATAGTTCCTGTTTGGTTGTTCTGCACTTATTGTCATTCAATATTTTCGCAATATTCTGAAAAGTTACAGAGCAGGAACAAAGTTTTCTACACATATTCCATATTGCAGATCTTTACCCTCTTTGACATGTCTTGATATGTCGAGTCGTTCTCCTGCTCTCCTCCATTGTTGTTAGATCTTTGTTTTTTCATCCTGCACGTGTAAACAATcgtaaaaaacaatagaacacTGAAACTCTGCATCCTTTAACTATATTTTTTGATTGAATAAACAGAACTTACTTGCAAAcgaataaaacaatgaaaataaaaaataagccCCCAAGTCCACTTATGACCCCAGCAAATATATACAGGAGAACGTTTTGACCGCCTGTAAAGAAGAGAAGCGAGATGGGGTGATCTACACAATACAGCTGTGTCTatgcaatgaaagtcaatggggttcagtgttgtttggttattgactttcttcaaaagatcttcttttgtgttgtgcagaaaaaaagaaacgtaTACAGGTTCTGAATGACATGAGTAGACGAcgaaataattttcatttgggTGAGGCAGAGAATGGTCTTCAGACAGATGTACGTGCTTGTCCTTTCACTACAGAGAATGAGACCCACCATCAAAGATTACTAGCACGGCAGCTGATCTCTGAGATCCATGTTTATTCTGAGCCACACAGTAAAACCATCCACTGAGACTAGAATTAGTGTTAGTGATGCTGAACGTCTGTCCAGATCCAACAGATGATGTTTGATTCTCTTTAAACCAGCTGTAGATGTGAACAGGtggatttgattcactgctgcaggtcagattcactgaatcaCCCTCCACTATTACACCAGAAGAACTGATGGACACTGAGACATTCCTTGGTGCATCTACAACAGATAGATTTTCATTATCATTTGCataaatagtaaaatacacaATATCAATGTACTTCATCGTCACACAGAGCTACTGTTGCTTACACATCACATTCAGCGTCAGAGCTTCTGAATATTTCACTCCATGTTTATTTGTTGACTTGCACTTGTATTCTCCACTGTGATCTGATCTGATGTTTAAGATTCTGTAGATGTTTCCAGATCCTATAGATGATTTTTCCTTAAACCAGGTGTGTGTATGAACAGGCGGGTTGGCAtcactgctgcaggtcagattcactgaatcaCCCTCCACTATGACACCAGAAGGACTCACAACCGGTAAAGTCTTCTCTGGAGGATCTAGAATAAGTGCAACATTCGTTTGAGAACATGCTACATTTTAGAAACATTCAGAATGACTGTAAATGTACTCACACATGACATTGAGACGATATTCAGGAGATATGAGATTGTGTCCTCGCACGCTACAGCTATAGATGCCTGCATCCTCTCTTCTGACTGACCACAGGACGAGTTTATCATTGTTCACGTCTGTTCTCTTACGTAATGACTTCATGTTTCTGTACCAGAtgaatgttgtttcttcagtcaGTCTGCAGGTGGTTTTACATGTAAGAGTGACTGAATCTCCCTCTTTCACTTTCTTGGACGTCTCCACCTGCAGATCTTAAAACAACAGATCTTTATATAGATTTTCACTATAGTCAAATTACAACGAGTTAGAATTTGAGGAACGGAGCAAGGATTACCTGTAACATTAAGAGTAATTTCAGGTGTGCCAGTATATTTTCCACCTGTGATAttagttgtaaatccgaagtaGTACTTGTGCGAATCTGCCTTTTTCACATCAGTCAGTCTGATGGTGCAGTTGTGATGTTTGTCTCCCAGATATTGAATCCTCTGTCTGTATTCAGGGTCATTAAACAGATTCGGAGGTTttcttccttttgttttgttccagaACACATCTTTGACCTGATGTCCAGGAGGGTATGTATAAGTGCATGGGATTATCACAGATGACCCCTCTAGTGCACAGATGTGTGTGGAGATGTAAGTCACAACCCAGTCACCACCACCAGAAACCTCTGAAACACaatgattgtattttttttaaatgaccaaGCTTTTCTATAAAACGTAAAAAAGttctgagaaataaaaataatacagataAGCAAAATCAAAAGCTGCACAATATGATGTGATTCTCtatattcctttaaatgaatgtaaaaaatgtccATGTCAAAACCTAATTGAGCTTAATgctaaaaacaaaccaaactttATCTAACGTGAGTAATAAACAGCAATGACCCACCTGGAAACATGAGCAGAAGGATCAGAGGAAGGGGAGGAGCCATTCTAACAGACATCACTACAGCCACACCTACATTGACACCAGAGTTTTTAAAAGCTGACACATGTTTaagagtatttttttctttctaaacaGTAACCCTTTTTCTACCTGAATTATGTCAAATATGATTAAAGTGTACTGTAAATTGATATTATTAAGCAACATCAATGGTACAGGAATTctcacaacaaaaaaagaatcaaCCTAAGGCTAGAAAAAATATGGGCACCAAAAGCAGCtcacctgattttgccaagtggttgatgtcctcaggacaacatattttgtgaccttaggacaacatttttataaatagaaCCTAACtcacaccaaaccccaaccctTACCATAACTTACACCTGAATAAGTGGGAAGTGATAAGTGAATGGTCAGAACAATGGTCTAGAACAGCCCTTCCCAAAGTCTGGACCTCGGTCCGGATTCGGATCGGGAGGGAATTATTTTCGGACCCGCCAAATTCCAAATATACACGCATAAAAGGCATGCGTGTAAACACAAAGCCTCGCCACGTGCACAGGCCGAtcacttaaaaaatgtttattgcttATAGATGCGCCTACGTTGGCAGAGAGCGTTTTCCGCAAAGGTTATGcacacatttttccaaatttagAGTTGacttgattttataaatgtatttaaagttgttttaaatgtttattaaaagcaagctttgtaataataattgtacCGGACCTTTGACGTTGACAAGAATTCAGACCTTTGAATATCAACTTTGAGAACCCCTGGCATAGAAGCaactaatcctggttggaagattacattaaaaataaactgtaaacttatttctgaaatcttattggttgatttaactgttgtcccagggtcaacatgattttgtcctaaggatataaaccacttggcaaaaacaggagaacCCACAACAAGTAAATTTACTAAACATCAGTCCGTTTTTGAAAAAGCtgtgacaaaaaaacatctgtatCATGAAAACTCAAATTAAACTAATTTTACATGATGGAGACACCTCCAGcaagcaaagggtctgaaagacgatacccggtttgctctctttcttttggacaaCTATGTACATGTTTCTagaagaatttaatggatttagtttgtaatttattatgtggatgaacaaaatacattcatgtgtttggaggaggcctGCCTTGGCGAATCGAATAGAGGttgggattataatttcagtgctagcaaGCTAAAGTTAGCATCTTTTATAATCAACCACCCCACCTTAAAGAAGTAAAACAACAAAGGACTAAAGGAAACAGGAAATAACAGATCATGACATTATGGTGAACAGACGCATTAAAAGAGATTGAAAGTCTGCGACACTTTCTGTTGCCTGTTGGTGTCAAATTTATTCAGCAGATATGAGTGCTTTAAAAATTTAACTGCATGCACGTCACTTTCAAAAGGTCCACTTTCTGTTGAGTTGATGAATGTCAATGCAAAAGTAGTTCACCTCGAAAATTGTTCTCTTCGACACCAAAAACTTAACATGTGCATAACTTTATTTGCCCATTTACAGCCCGCCACACCTATATGACAATATTTGACTCTGAAGAACTCGCCCATTTCTCAAGAatttttcagcattttaaaTACCTCAAAATTGTCAGAAATCTAAGAAAAAATATCCTTATGACGAAAAGCGAATGAGACACACCCTGATCTAAACGCTGACATCCCTAAAAGACCGCAGACAGAGACATGACATGGCGTCCGTATTACAAAGCtctttaaactaaaaatacattgacattAAATTTGTACAAATTTGTACACATAAGGGATGATTGAAATTACAAAATCATTTGATGATGCTAAATTTGAAGTATAAAAATACTATCGGTAGTGCACTTTAGCGTTAATGCACGCAAAGTACAGGAAGGATTTTAGAGGAAGGATTTTATTTTACCTGCAGTCTTTGTAATTATTCAGGTTAAACTTGTGTTTTTTCTCTGCATcagatttcttttaaatgttcaaCTCACGCTTAGTGAGCtagtaaaacaaaacttttatcaACCCAACAGCGGAGACGCCTCTTACCTTTTGCAATGGAAGCCAATGACAAGCAATTAATGACTGACAGACCAAAGCATTGCTTGTTTCAGCCTGTGATCAGGTGGTTGacacctttattttaagattaggGGATGCACACGATGTTTATGTTGATCACTGAGCCGAGTTTATTCCTCACTCTTCACCAAAAAAAGATACAACAGGAAATATCAGCCAAAAGACATCGAACAAAGTATGCACAACTCGTAGGTCTGTAGTCATCTTGAGACAAATAGAGGATGTTTAGATCTATCTTTTAAAGTAGATGAAGGTGGCAAATGATTAAAGACAATACATTACACATGACAACCAATA harbors:
- the LOC130436173 gene encoding B-cell receptor CD22-like: MSVRMAPPLPLILLLMFPGSCGGDGGWAVTYISSHICALEGSSLIVPCTYTYPPGHQVKNVFWTKTTMGTGGEPPNLFNDPEYRQRIQYLGDEEHNCTIRLTHVKQTDSRTYFFRFTTNITNGKWIGRPGLTFNVTDLQVETSKKVKEGDSVTLTCKTTCRLTEATTFIWLKNMKSLRKRTDVNNDKLVLRSVRREDAGIYSCSVRGHNLISPEYRLNVMYPPEKTLAVVSPSGVIVEGDSVNLTCSSDANPPVHTHTWFKEKSSIGSGNIYRIRSIRSDHSGEYKCKVFNDYGMRNSNALILNVMYPPRDVSVSINSSGVIVEGDSVNLTCSSESNPPVHNYSWFKENQTSSVGSGHIFRPLESGWFYCLAQNKHGSQRSAAVPVIFDGGQNVLLYTFAGGTSGLGVLFFIFIILVICKKSQRSDNIRKEQENDLTYQDMSKTDDDHSENIYSNFIPSCSINENVCESPADVDYNYEIYENLDPVHTSSEDDVYCTPDVIYDDPSDDIYTNPNMWRSLESNIFCVAVVMSVRMAPPLPLILLLMFPEVSGGGDWVVTYISTHICALEGSSVIIPCTYTYPPGHQVKDVFWNKTKGRKPPNLFNDPEYRQRIQYLGDKHHNCTIRLTDVKKADSHKYYFGFTTNITGGKYTGTPEITLNVTDLQVETSKKVKEGDSVTLTCKTTCRLTEETTFIWYRNMKSLRKRTDVNNDKLVLWSVRREDAGIYSCSVRGHNLISPEYRLNVMYPPEKTLPVVSPSGVIVEGDSVNLTCSSDANPPVHTHTWFKEKSSIGSGNIYRILNIRSDHSGEYKCKSTNKHGVKYSEALTLNVMYAPRNVSVSISSSGVIVEGDSVNLTCSSESNPPVHIYSWFKENQTSSVGSGQTFSITNTNSSLSGWFYCVAQNKHGSQRSAAVLVIFDGGQNVLLYIFAGVISGLGGLFFIFIVLFVCKMKKQRSNNNGGEQENDSTYQDMSKRHDDHRENIYTKCISVSICESPPDVDCNNDIYQNLDPEDKSHEDVYVTPDVLSDQCRAADGVYTTLELQSRSSEYEN